In Clostridia bacterium, the DNA window CGGGATAAGGTTTTATACCATAGTGGCAGTAGTGCTTTTTGCAGGTATTCTGAGTTTGATTCAGGTATTCACTGTTGGACAGAATATTCTTTATACCTTTGATATGCATTTCTTAAGAATTGATCTGTATGAGGAAGGTGTAGAAAAAGGTATTATTTCATTCCTGAAAATATGGGGGAGCATGGGAGCAGTAATGTTGTTGATGCATACCATCAGCTTTGGAGAATTCATTAATGCTCTTAAGTGGTATAGGCTTCCAAAAGCCTTTATCGAGGTGCTGACCTTTGCTGTTAAATTTATTTATATTTTCAGGGAAGAGGCAACAAACGTAATAAAAGCTCAGAGATGCCGCTTGGGCTATAATGGAATATGCAAATCCATTGTTTCAGTAAGCAGCGTGGCAGGAATCGTCCTGACCAGGGCTTATGACAGAAGCAAGACCTTATCAAAATCAATGAAGAGCAGAGGTTATCATGGCAATACTTGAAACCAGGAACTTAAGCTTTCAATATGAAGCAGGAAAGATAATTTTGGACGATTTGAATATCAGTATTGAGAAAGGCAGCTTTGTTGCCCTTCTGGGTGCTAATGGCTGCGGTAAGACTACGCTGGCCCAACATTTTAACAGGCTGTACAAACCTGTATCCGGACAAGTTCTGCTAAATGGAAACGATATTGCGGGATTAAAGGAAGAGCAAATTTATTCTTCCATCGGACTGGTTTTCCAGAACCCTGACGACCAGCTGTTTTCCTATACAGTCCGGGAGGATGTTTCCTACGGGGTTAAGAACCTTGGAATAAGCGGAAATGAAGCGGAAAAGAGAGTGGAGGATTCACTGAAGCTCCTTGACATAGAAGACCTTAGAGACAGGGAAATACATAAATTAAGCTTCG includes these proteins:
- a CDS encoding energy-coupling factor transporter transmembrane protein EcfT, which translates into the protein MLSRWKRYIEAENKIVAVVLLVLAIGIAQSKSILSVTAGVIMLLLIITHKRTGIRFYTIVAVVLFAGILSLIQVFTVGQNILYTFDMHFLRIDLYEEGVEKGIISFLKIWGSMGAVMLLMHTISFGEFINALKWYRLPKAFIEVLTFAVKFIYIFREEATNVIKAQRCRLGYNGICKSIVSVSSVAGIVLTRAYDRSKTLSKSMKSRGYHGNT